Part of the Prunus dulcis chromosome 8, ALMONDv2, whole genome shotgun sequence genome is shown below.
ACAGAAATGGGACTGTTCCAGAACCTGCTCCTACTCCTACTCCTGCAAAGACATACCAGTATGACAGTAGCTACCAGCCATCACCTGAGAAAATTGCCGAGGCACATAAGGCTGCCAGATTTGCAGTTGGGGCGTTGGCATTTGATGATGTGTCAGTTGCAGTAGATCACTTAATTAAATCGCTTGAACTGTTGACGAATCCATCAGCTGGTCAGTGAGTTTCTCATTTCTAGGTGCTTGGAATTCCAGATGTTTGCCATAGTTTGTTTGCGTGAGTAATATGTAAATGTCACTGGATGGCGGATAAATGCACGGAAATGTTGCTTTTAATTGTGATGCACGTATGGAAATGAAAACCGCGGATTTATGCTTCATTTATATTCTCTCAAGCATGTAATTTGCTCATTAGATGTTGAGACACGAGTTTGTATGTGGACTTACATGGATGTGAGTTGAAGTTGGTTTTCATTTATATCATTGTGTAATTCAAGCTCGGCCTATGCGCATCttacaatttataattaatgaGCTGGGCTTCTTGTAGCCTTTGCACAAAGAGTACAAAAGTGATTGTTCAAGTACATATGGGTTCTcagaatttaattaatttttggaCTTGTATGGTACGTAAGGTTTTGGGGCATGTGGAAACAACGTGTTAAACAAGAAATGCTTACGTGCTGAAAAGCAGTGGTTGAGATAAGAACTGAAAAGCAGTGGTTCCTCTGAGAATCTTTGTTAATGGTTTTCTTCTCCTGAATAATTATggcatttttatttggttggcTTAAACTTAACATTTAGCGAGAGGAGTTAACTGGATCATGGTGCTACACGCCTCCGAAGaatcaaatgaatattttgatacTTGATAGAATTGAAAGGTCCAAAATATCAAGCTCTCAAGTATCAACAATAtcacacatacatacatacatacatacatacccGTCGTTTTACTGTATGTATGTACATATACAAACTTGAATAGTAATATGAATGAGGGGCACGTCTTTTCTAAAAGTGCGATTTTTTTCCTACTAAAATATCTCAAGTAGTTCCAACGTGGAAGTAGATGATTGGCTGTGATTCGATAAGAAGTGTGCGATCGTGAAACATTGCAGACGCCAATTAAAGCCTCATGCTCGTTATCCCCAAACCCAATCTTTCTATTGTTGTCAAGCAAGCAAGCTTAACACTTTTTCTCAAACCATAACCAAACCAGAAACAAggagaaggaagaggaggagaaaTGGCAACAGCAACTGTAGCTGGAGTGAGCCTCTCAACCCCAAGAGTGTTGGCCAAAGCAACCGAGACACCAAAGGCTTTCCAGCCCGCATGGCTCAGCAACCCCTGGAGAAGGTCGGGTGGCCAGCAGCTATTGGGCGGTGGCCGCATGACCATGATAAGGCCAGTGAGCGCAGCCCCAGATAAAATATCGGAGAAGGTGGCTGAAAGCATCAAGAGCGCAGAGGAGACTTGCTCAGACGACCCAGCAAGCGGGGAGTGCGTGGCAGCATGGGACGAGGTTGAGGAGCTGAGTGCTGCGGCCAGCCATGCCCGCGACAACAAGAAAACTTCCGACCCGTTGGAGACTTTCTGCAAGGACAACCCCGAAACAGACGAGTGCCGTACTTACGACAACTGAGtggtctctctctcactcactcactctaGTGCCTTAGATTGAGGTTGTCGATTGTCACTTCTCAAT
Proteins encoded:
- the LOC117612144 gene encoding calvin cycle protein CP12-1, chloroplastic; this translates as MATATVAGVSLSTPRVLAKATETPKAFQPAWLSNPWRRSGGQQLLGGGRMTMIRPVSAAPDKISEKVAESIKSAEETCSDDPASGECVAAWDEVEELSAAASHARDNKKTSDPLETFCKDNPETDECRTYDN